A region of Proteobacteria bacterium CG1_02_64_396 DNA encodes the following proteins:
- a CDS encoding rRNA maturation RNase YbeY produces the protein MTIVKTVLADQADLPLLQALVASGQELELGIQVVADAEMATLNRAYRGKEGATNVLSFAMNDDEPQPTPMLGDIVIALGVVRREATEFGLPLLDRMAHMMVHGVLHLLGWDHERNEVEADAQEAVEAAILERLGFRMAEG, from the coding sequence CTGACCATCGTCAAGACGGTGCTGGCCGATCAAGCCGATCTGCCGCTGCTGCAAGCTTTGGTCGCTTCGGGGCAAGAGCTTGAGCTGGGGATTCAGGTCGTTGCCGACGCAGAGATGGCGACCCTCAACCGCGCCTACCGGGGCAAGGAGGGGGCGACCAATGTGTTGTCGTTCGCCATGAACGACGACGAGCCCCAACCCACCCCGATGCTGGGCGACATCGTCATCGCCCTGGGGGTGGTGCGGCGCGAGGCAACCGAATTCGGTTTGCCCCTGCTCGACCGCATGGCCCACATGATGGTACACGGGGTGCTCCACTTGCTGGGGTGGGATCACGAACGTAATGAGGTGGAGGCCGACGCTCAGGAGGCCGTCGAAGCGGCCATTCTTGAGCGACTTGGTTTTCGTATGGCCGAGGGATGA